Within the Ciona intestinalis unplaced genomic scaffold, KH HT000220.1, whole genome shotgun sequence genome, the region AGTTGGGCCAAAGTCGTGGAGAGAAAAACAACCCAAACTTACTGTTGCAACAGGGTGGGGACTGTACCCAGTGAGAACCATTACACGTCGAAGAATTCGATCCCGGAGGGTAAAGGCTGAACATATAGGTAGTGTCGCATTCAAACGTGCAAGTGGAACCCATTATATTTTCATTGGTACATGACATGCTCCCATTCTTAACATCCTTTAGTTTTTCACATGTGAGGGGAGCTGAAagaaaaaattttgttattccggaaaaaaattatattgcaTAATCACGCTTTCACTAAAAATAGTAATCTTTGCGTTAAAACGGATTGTTTTATgcagaatattttgtttcaaaaagtTGCACATACAGTATGTTATATCGTACTGAGATATACCACTTTAGTAATAATCTATGAATAATGTAAGTACATACGAGTTGTCGTTGGTGCTGGTGTTGTAGTTGTCGTTGTGGGTGCTagtgttgtagttgttgttggGGCTGGTATAAGTCTGTCTGAAATTTCAACGTAACATTTTGTTAGCAAAGAGTGTgcagttacattttttaccgAAAAAACGCCTGTGATATATTACCTGTGTCGCAAGGTGGTGGACAGAATCTTTGTGCCAGTAAAACTCCGAAATCGTCTGTCAAACCTTCGAAACCTTCTATAAGGAAAACATTGGATTCGTTTCCAGCAATTTCGATTAGATGATCCATTCTCAATTCCATTCCTGGCAATCCAGGGTCAATACCAACAACGTACGTCTGTAAACAAGAGGCTTATATTGAGTATGTACGAGTTTTGTGACAACTTGTGATAATGtagttttaaagtaatttaaagaGCCACAGAACGGCCCTTATCAGATACAATAGTTTGTTGGAGTATTTGTTTGCAACACGCATGCCTTTTCATATTCCATTTCCAataaagtagtttttataCCTGTGCCCCGTTGGCTCGTAGTAAGTTAGATGGTCCTACAACGTCGTCTTGGGATCGACCATCAGTTATAGTGAACACAACATCTGGAACGTCCGATCTGTTTCCATTACCCGGTGCCAACATGACGTCATGTGCATACATCAATGCCTGACCGGTGAATGTACCTTGAAAATTGAACGTGATTATCCCAAAGAAACATTTTCTTATTCGAAATCTGTTTGAAAGTTTTCTTACCAAAGCCATTATAAGGAATATTTGCAATTGCTTCTTGAAGACCAGCTTTATCGTTCGGGAAATCACTCATAAGAATTTGGCTCACTGTGTCTACATGTCTGTTGTATCGAAAGACACCGATCCGTGCGCTTTCGGCTCCAAGTGTTATATCGCTGAAAAGCGCAGTTGATGTTTAAAACCGAATATTCCAATGCAATTTGTAATTCAATAACTTTACCGGATAACTCTTTGAACGAAAGCCACCAATGTATTCCAGTTAGGTCTAGTAATGGAACTCGAAGAATCTAGGATCACAACAGCA harbors:
- the LOC108950535 gene encoding collagen alpha-1(XII) chain-like, whose protein sequence is MALVRKLSNRFRIRKCFFGIITFNFQGTFTGQALMYAHDVMLAPGNGNRSDVPDVVFTITDGRSQDDVVGPSNLLRANGAQTYVVGIDPGLPGMELRMDHLIEIAGNESNVFLIEGFEGLTDDFGVLLAQRFCPPPCDTDRLIPAPTTTTTLAPTTTTTTPAPTTTPPLTCEKLKDVKNGSMSCTNENIMGSTCTFECDTTYMFSLYPPGSNSSTCNGSHWVQSPPCCNRECPPYAKVDAIIVLDSSSSIGGKNWRTLVNFVQGILSGVDVGPESARVGVFRFHRDVDTTTQILLKDYPNDKVGLMQAISTMHYNGSGTHTGQALLHANDVMLKSGNGNRPDVPDVVFTITDGRSQDDVVGPSNLLRANGAQTFVVGIDPGRAGMALRRDHLLEIAGSESNVFHIDSFSGLTTDFAAQLAKRICVAVACM